ATAGCGGTATAAACCGGAATATGAAGTAACAATCAGTTCATAATAGGCCCCCGGTTCCAGTTCATGTGCCAATAACGTTTCCTGATTATTGGCATCCACTGGCAGGAACTCAAAAAAATACCCAAAAAGAGCTGGTAATCCGGCCGGATTGCCAGCTCTATCGGGGATATTGAATTTCCCTTCACTGGCCCCATAACCCCACTCTAAAAACTTAACATGATTGGGCAGATTTTTTTTGATATCGGTAACAATATTCGCTGCACTGGCGGACATCCAACAGGAAATAACGCTAAATTCCGGCCAGATCGATGCCACATCAAGTTGTTTATGGGTATCATAAATCACCCTTAGTTCGTTTGCCCGCTGGGGATTCGGTCGCAGTTTAGCGGTAAGTTGTTCTCTTAGCGTCTCACTGATTGCGATTTTGGAACTAATCTGACCATTTTCGATATCATCCAATAAATCACCGGCAAACGTCTTCATTTTTTTTAGTAGGATATTAAAATGCGCGATGTTACTGCAAACAACTCCGACTAATTGCTTTTCTTCCAGCGCATAACGAATTGTTAAATAATCTGTTGCTTCATTCCCAAGATCTTTTGCCAACATCATCTCCACTGGTAAAACCATCTTTTTTTTCAATTCCGCCGGAAGATCCTTGGCGGCTTGTCCGGAAGCTGAACCAATGGGAATCCCGCCAACTGTTTTGCCATATTCAGATGGATTAGCAATTGCCAGAATTTTTTTTTGCGGTTCCATCACTTCCGGAGCCAGCATTAAGAGCAAGATAGCCCGAATTTGAGATACTAAACCTTTGATGATTTCGCCATTTTTACTTTCTGGAATCAGTTTCGGAACGCCCGTCGAACCACTGGTCGCAATAAAACTCGCTGTCGCACCGTTAAACAAA
This is a stretch of genomic DNA from Acetobacterium woodii DSM 1030. It encodes these proteins:
- a CDS encoding GH3 auxin-responsive promoter family protein; its protein translation is MTKESIPKETLHDIFEGMTGHSIPEKLKQMSNEKLIKSFYFMENNPEYTQKSVLQDILKSAENSEFGQKMGFSEISTIERFKEKLPISNYSDLEAEIEKLKAGKKDVLFNGATASFIATSGSTGVPKLIPESKNGEIIKGLVSQIRAILLLMLAPEVMEPQKKILAIANPSEYGKTVGGIPIGSASGQAAKDLPAELKKKMVLPVEMMLAKDLGNEATDYLTIRYALEEKQLVGVVCSNIAHFNILLKKMKTFAGDLLDDIENGQISSKIAISETLREQLTAKLRPNPQRANELRVIYDTHKQLDVASIWPEFSVISCWMSASAANIVTDIKKNLPNHVKFLEWGYGASEGKFNIPDRAGNPAGLPALFGYFFEFLPVDANNQETLLAHELEPGAYYELIVTSYSGLYRYNMKDIVYVTDMNNQIPRIVFVSKSSESLVVDELKLMVYEIDRHIKKISDDLAEEIRFFQVLLDENEKKLIFILEPCSETFNYKSFRETLETSLTTENQVYQKLRQSRQLLPAEVIAVIDGYRDSLFTRSIMPGKNVNQTKLKTIVREYPDHNSIIYWAKEGEK